One genomic region from Paraburkholderia azotifigens encodes:
- a CDS encoding YgfZ/GcvT domain-containing protein has product MNAPLASAPGTAVPAPVSHPAFPRPARDEFDAVLSGGAFMPLPQFGVIDATGDDAASFLHSQLTNDTQHLDAATARLAGYCSPKGRLLASFLMWCSGESIRMLVSRDVQPAVQKRLSMFVLRAKAKLSDASGDVLAIGLAGDVRSALSGVFDAIPDGVHVKVDGRAGSLVRVPDAAGRLRYVWVGPKAEVESYLPALEAKLRRVSPAVWDWLDIRAGEPRITQRVVEQFVPQMINFDVLGGVNFRKGCYPGQEIVARSQYRGTIKRRMSLANVEGETDSVVPGTELFHSDDPGQPCGMLVNTAAAPDGGVDALVEIKLAALANGTVHLGAADGPALTFLPLPYALPAEV; this is encoded by the coding sequence ATGAACGCACCGCTTGCATCTGCTCCCGGCACCGCTGTCCCTGCTCCCGTATCGCATCCTGCGTTTCCGCGCCCGGCGCGCGACGAGTTCGACGCCGTGCTGTCGGGCGGCGCATTCATGCCGCTGCCGCAGTTCGGCGTGATCGATGCAACGGGCGACGACGCCGCGTCGTTCCTGCACTCGCAACTCACCAACGACACGCAGCACCTCGACGCCGCGACCGCGCGCCTTGCCGGCTACTGCTCGCCAAAGGGCCGCCTGCTGGCGTCGTTCCTCATGTGGTGCAGCGGCGAGTCGATCCGGATGCTGGTGTCGAGGGACGTGCAGCCCGCCGTGCAGAAGCGCCTGTCGATGTTCGTGCTGCGCGCGAAGGCGAAGCTCAGCGATGCATCGGGCGATGTGCTCGCCATCGGTCTCGCCGGCGACGTCCGCTCGGCGCTGTCCGGTGTGTTCGATGCAATCCCCGACGGTGTGCATGTGAAAGTCGACGGACGGGCGGGATCGCTGGTGCGGGTGCCGGATGCAGCGGGACGTCTGCGCTACGTCTGGGTCGGCCCGAAAGCCGAGGTCGAGTCGTACCTGCCCGCGCTCGAAGCAAAGCTGCGCCGCGTGTCGCCTGCCGTGTGGGACTGGCTCGACATCCGCGCCGGTGAGCCTCGCATCACGCAGCGCGTGGTCGAGCAGTTCGTGCCGCAAATGATCAATTTCGACGTGCTGGGCGGCGTCAATTTCCGCAAAGGCTGCTATCCGGGCCAGGAAATCGTTGCGCGCAGCCAGTATCGCGGCACGATCAAGCGGCGCATGTCGCTCGCCAATGTCGAGGGCGAAACGGACAGCGTGGTGCCGGGTACGGAGCTGTTTCACTCGGACGATCCGGGCCAGCCGTGCGGGATGCTCGTCAACACGGCGGCCGCGCCGGACGGCGGCGTCGATGCCCTCGTCGAAATCAAGCTGGCCGCGCTCGCGAACGGCACCGTTCATCTGGGCGCCGCCGATGGTCCCGCGCTGACCTTCCTGCCGTTGCCGTACGCGTTGCCGGCGGAAGTCTGA
- the mltG gene encoding endolytic transglycosylase MltG: protein MSLLKKCLIACVLLAMLIGAAAYGAYRWATTPVQLATPQLDVTIKPHSSLRSVTTQLNRGGVPVEPELFVLMTRALGLQTALKSGNYEFKQGITPYDVLQKIARGDVNEYVATIIEGWTFKHMRAELDANPALKHDTAGMADPDLLKAIGAPETPTGTGEGLFFPDTYLFDKDTSDLDVYRRAYRLMKLRIDEAWAARAPGLPYKTPYDALTMASIVEKETGKASDRPMVAGVFANRLRVGMPLQTDPTVIYGLGDSYTGHLRKKDLQTDTPYNTYTRMGLPPSPIALPGVASLQAALNPAPTSALYFVSRGDGSSIFSDTLGDHNKAVDKYIRGQ, encoded by the coding sequence ATGTCCCTCCTGAAGAAATGTCTCATCGCCTGCGTCCTGCTCGCGATGCTGATCGGCGCCGCGGCGTACGGCGCGTACCGCTGGGCCACGACTCCCGTCCAACTCGCCACACCGCAACTCGACGTCACGATCAAGCCGCATAGCAGCCTGCGCAGCGTCACGACGCAACTCAATCGCGGCGGCGTGCCCGTCGAGCCGGAGCTGTTCGTGCTCATGACGCGCGCGCTCGGCCTGCAGACGGCGCTCAAGTCGGGCAACTACGAGTTCAAGCAGGGCATCACGCCGTACGACGTGCTGCAGAAGATCGCGCGCGGCGACGTGAACGAATACGTGGCGACGATCATCGAAGGCTGGACGTTCAAGCACATGCGCGCCGAACTGGACGCGAACCCGGCGCTGAAGCACGACACGGCGGGCATGGCGGACCCGGATCTTCTGAAGGCAATCGGCGCGCCCGAAACACCGACGGGCACGGGCGAAGGCCTGTTCTTCCCCGACACCTACCTGTTCGACAAGGACACGAGCGATCTCGACGTCTACCGCCGCGCTTACCGGCTGATGAAGCTGCGCATCGACGAAGCGTGGGCGGCGCGCGCACCGGGCCTGCCGTACAAGACGCCGTACGACGCACTGACGATGGCGTCGATCGTCGAAAAGGAAACGGGCAAGGCGTCCGACCGCCCGATGGTCGCGGGCGTGTTCGCAAACCGTCTGCGCGTGGGCATGCCGCTGCAGACGGACCCGACCGTGATCTACGGTCTGGGCGACAGCTACACGGGACATCTGCGCAAGAAGGATCTGCAGACGGACACTCCCTACAATACGTATACGCGCATGGGCCTGCCGCCTTCGCCGATCGCGCTGCCTGGCGTGGCGTCGCTTCAGGCCGCGCTCAATCCGGCGCCGACCAGCGCACTGTATTTCGTGTCGCGCGGCGACGGCAGCAGCATCTTTTCTGACACGCTCGGCGATCACAACAAGGCCGTCGACAAGTACATTCGAGGGCAATGA
- the tmk gene encoding dTMP kinase, which produces MARGKFITFEGIDGAGKTTHLGWFRDRLEQKVAPTGRSVVMTREPGGTKLGESLRDILLHEAMDLETEALLMFAARREHLAQVIEPALARGDWVLSDRFTDATFAYQGGGRGLPRDKLETLERWVQGGFQPDLTVLFDVPPDTASERRSAARVPDRFESESDAFFTRTRTEYLRRAEEAPYRFAIIDSTRSIADIQKQLEELIVSL; this is translated from the coding sequence ATGGCGCGGGGAAAATTCATCACGTTCGAGGGCATCGACGGCGCGGGCAAGACCACGCACCTCGGCTGGTTCCGTGACCGGCTGGAGCAGAAGGTGGCGCCGACGGGGCGCTCGGTGGTCATGACGCGCGAGCCGGGCGGCACGAAGCTCGGCGAATCGCTGCGCGACATCCTGCTGCACGAGGCCATGGATCTCGAAACCGAGGCACTGCTGATGTTCGCCGCCCGGCGCGAGCATCTCGCCCAGGTGATCGAACCGGCGCTCGCGCGCGGCGACTGGGTGCTGTCCGATCGTTTCACCGACGCGACGTTCGCCTATCAGGGCGGCGGTCGAGGCTTGCCGCGCGACAAGCTCGAGACGCTCGAGCGCTGGGTGCAGGGCGGCTTCCAGCCGGATCTGACGGTGCTGTTCGACGTGCCGCCCGACACAGCAAGCGAACGGCGCAGCGCGGCCCGCGTGCCGGACCGTTTCGAGAGCGAGTCGGATGCGTTTTTCACGCGCACGCGCACCGAATATCTGCGTCGCGCCGAGGAAGCGCCTTATCGATTCGCTATCATCGACTCGACGCGCAGCATTGCGGACATTCAGAAGCAACTTGAAGAACTGATTGTATCTCTCTGA
- a CDS encoding DNA polymerase III subunit delta', producing MIYPWQTDDWNRLQQLRTHWPHALLLHGQAGIGKLRFAQHLAQGLLCESALPNGEPCGACAACNWFTQGNHPDYRIVLPEALAAEAGFTSAADEKAEKADADDSKKTRTPSKEIKIEQVRALLDFCGVGSHRGGVRVVVLYPAEALNVAAANALLKTLEEPPAGVVFLMVSARIDRLLPTIISRCRQWPMTTPAPEAAAGWLAQQGVGDAPGLLAEAGGAPLAALALASDENRPLRDWTLKQLAAGPNCDAFACGETLQKLPVPIVLGWLQRWMYDLLAQSTVGAAGTPRYFPAASAALARCASQADANAFARFMRTVTRQRAVENHPLNARLVFEELFLGYRDLFV from the coding sequence ATGATTTATCCGTGGCAAACCGACGACTGGAACCGCCTGCAGCAATTGCGCACCCACTGGCCGCATGCATTGCTGCTCCACGGGCAAGCCGGCATCGGCAAGCTGCGTTTTGCCCAGCATCTGGCGCAGGGCCTGCTGTGCGAGTCGGCGCTGCCGAACGGCGAGCCGTGCGGCGCGTGCGCGGCGTGCAACTGGTTCACGCAGGGTAATCATCCCGACTACCGGATCGTGTTGCCGGAGGCGCTCGCCGCCGAAGCCGGTTTCACCAGCGCGGCCGATGAAAAAGCCGAGAAGGCCGATGCCGACGACAGCAAGAAGACGCGTACGCCCAGCAAGGAAATCAAGATCGAGCAGGTGCGGGCGCTGCTGGACTTCTGCGGCGTCGGCTCGCATCGCGGCGGCGTGCGCGTGGTCGTGCTGTATCCCGCCGAGGCGCTGAACGTCGCGGCTGCGAACGCGTTGCTGAAAACGCTCGAAGAGCCGCCGGCGGGCGTCGTGTTCCTGATGGTGTCGGCGCGTATCGACCGCCTGCTGCCCACCATCATCAGCCGTTGCCGCCAGTGGCCGATGACGACGCCGGCGCCGGAGGCCGCCGCCGGGTGGCTCGCGCAGCAAGGCGTCGGCGACGCGCCCGGCCTGCTCGCGGAAGCAGGCGGCGCGCCGCTGGCCGCGCTGGCGCTCGCAAGCGACGAAAACCGTCCGTTACGCGACTGGACGCTGAAGCAACTGGCCGCCGGCCCGAACTGCGACGCCTTCGCGTGCGGCGAGACGCTGCAGAAGCTGCCCGTGCCCATCGTGCTCGGCTGGCTGCAGCGCTGGATGTACGACCTGCTCGCACAGTCCACAGTGGGTGCGGCAGGCACGCCGCGCTATTTCCCTGCGGCGTCGGCGGCGCTCGCGCGTTGTGCGTCGCAGGCGGATGCGAACGCATTCGCGCGTTTCATGCGGACGGTTACGCGGCAGCGCGCAGTCGAAAACCATCCGCTGAATGCGCGGCTCGTGTTCGAGGAACTGTTTCTGGGCTACCGCGACCTGTTCGTTTAG
- a CDS encoding TatD family hydrolase, translated as MFVDSHCHINFEGLGDRLPQVLDNMRSHSVTHALCVSVDFETLPSVLDIARSYDNVYASVGVHPDHEDAQEPSVAELVELAQHPKVVAIGETGLDYYRLEGRSIADMEWQRERFRVHIRAAHQTGKPLIVHTRASSEDTLRIMAEERASVPGGVMHCFTEPWAVAEQALAQNFYISLSGIVTFKSATDVQDVARRVPLDRLLIETDSPYLAPVPYRGKPNEPAYVSYVGRFIAQQREMPDEALAAATTGNFFRLFKIPAPSGA; from the coding sequence ATGTTTGTCGACTCCCACTGCCATATCAACTTCGAAGGACTCGGCGACCGTCTGCCGCAAGTGCTCGACAACATGCGTTCGCACTCGGTGACACACGCGCTGTGCGTGTCCGTCGATTTCGAAACGCTCCCGTCCGTGCTGGACATCGCGCGCTCGTATGACAACGTGTACGCGTCGGTGGGCGTGCATCCCGATCACGAAGACGCGCAGGAGCCGAGCGTCGCCGAACTGGTCGAACTGGCGCAGCATCCGAAGGTGGTGGCGATCGGCGAGACGGGCCTCGACTACTACCGGCTGGAAGGCCGGTCGATCGCCGACATGGAATGGCAGCGCGAGCGCTTTCGCGTCCATATCCGCGCCGCGCACCAGACGGGCAAGCCGCTGATCGTCCATACACGGGCGTCGTCGGAAGATACGCTGCGGATCATGGCCGAGGAGCGCGCGAGCGTGCCCGGCGGCGTGATGCACTGTTTCACGGAGCCCTGGGCCGTCGCCGAACAGGCGCTTGCGCAGAATTTCTACATTTCGCTGTCGGGCATCGTCACGTTCAAGAGCGCGACGGATGTGCAGGACGTGGCGCGCCGCGTGCCGCTCGACCGTCTGCTGATCGAAACCGACTCGCCGTACCTCGCGCCCGTGCCGTATCGCGGCAAGCCGAATGAACCTGCGTACGTGAGTTATGTCGGACGCTTCATCGCGCAGCAGCGCGAGATGCCGGACGAAGCGCTTGCCGCCGCGACGACCGGGAACTTCTTCCGGCTGTTCAAGATTCCGGCGCCGTCTGGCGCCTGA
- a CDS encoding ankyrin repeat domain-containing protein: protein MKKYTIDGRHGASSHPGFARAADLRRGLARLTLAAGVAFAALGALPAQAAPADTMIKAVKFDDVKEVKKQLANGMDPNMADNQGMPLLVIAAREKSDKVVAALIANPKTDIEILDKAGENAMMMAALNGDIDIVKQLIAKDAEVNKKGWAPLHYAAANGHDDIVKLLLDHDAYIDTGSPNGTTPLMMAARGGHVSTVKLLLDSGADLNVKNQIGLTALDFAKQYKEPDVVEGLTARLQQTQQQAPAGTPATPQNSAK, encoded by the coding sequence ATGAAAAAATACACGATCGACGGCCGTCACGGCGCATCATCCCATCCGGGCTTTGCCCGCGCTGCCGACCTGCGCCGTGGCCTGGCCAGGCTCACGCTGGCGGCAGGCGTCGCGTTCGCGGCACTCGGCGCGCTGCCCGCGCAGGCCGCGCCTGCCGACACGATGATCAAGGCCGTCAAGTTCGACGACGTGAAGGAAGTGAAGAAGCAGCTGGCGAACGGCATGGACCCGAACATGGCCGACAACCAGGGCATGCCGCTCCTCGTGATCGCCGCGCGCGAAAAGTCGGACAAGGTCGTGGCCGCGCTGATCGCCAATCCGAAGACCGACATCGAGATTCTCGACAAGGCGGGCGAAAACGCGATGATGATGGCCGCACTGAACGGCGACATCGACATCGTGAAGCAGCTGATCGCGAAGGACGCGGAGGTCAACAAGAAGGGCTGGGCGCCGCTGCACTACGCGGCCGCGAATGGCCACGACGACATCGTCAAGCTGCTGCTCGATCACGACGCATACATCGACACGGGTTCGCCGAACGGCACGACGCCGCTGATGATGGCGGCGCGCGGCGGTCACGTGTCGACCGTCAAGCTGCTGCTTGACAGCGGCGCGGACCTGAACGTGAAAAACCAGATTGGCCTGACCGCGCTCGATTTCGCGAAACAGTACAAGGAGCCGGACGTCGTCGAGGGGCTGACGGCGCGGCTCCAGCAGACGCAGCAACAGGCGCCTGCCGGCACGCCTGCAACGCCGCAAAACAGTGCAAAATAG
- a CDS encoding Rap1a/Tai family immunity protein — protein sequence MLRVLICAGALAVPLTAAAFTGGDLNKLCTKTDVASRSACAAYIEGAADGIFNTIDAIGGTTGPRVGQYFCLPPEARSQQLTDAVRKYIADNPNVAGYNASTAVSLGLGKAFPCKSGS from the coding sequence ATGCTGCGGGTTTTGATTTGCGCCGGCGCGCTTGCTGTGCCGTTGACGGCTGCCGCGTTCACGGGGGGCGACCTCAACAAGCTGTGCACGAAAACGGACGTTGCGTCGCGTAGCGCGTGTGCAGCCTACATCGAAGGTGCTGCGGACGGCATCTTCAACACGATCGACGCGATCGGCGGGACGACGGGCCCGCGCGTCGGCCAGTATTTCTGCCTGCCGCCGGAAGCGCGCTCGCAGCAACTGACGGACGCGGTGCGCAAGTACATCGCCGACAATCCGAACGTGGCGGGTTACAACGCAAGCACGGCCGTGTCGCTGGGGCTCGGCAAGGCGTTCCCCTGCAAGTCGGGTAGCTGA
- the otsA gene encoding alpha,alpha-trehalose-phosphate synthase (UDP-forming) — translation MGRLIVVSNRVATPTETKGSAGGLAVGVFGALKDTGGVWFGWSGDVVSETVANAGPTLETDGTVTFATTGLTRKDYDQYYRGFSNATLWPVFHYRNDLARYEREEYAGYRRVNAWLAHKLIKLLEPDDIIWVHDYHLIPFAEALRAEGIRNRIGFFLHIPFPSPQILLNIPPHEELVKSLCCYDLIGFQTENDELAFHDYLRRHARGTVSGDGHAEAFGRELRTGVYRIGVFPDDIAEQSKRYESRQHVLDLKQSLEGRKLIMSVDRLDYSKGLVERFRAFEALLERSPEWRGNVTLVQIAPPTRSDVTTYQDIRQQLEYEAGRINGKYSGLDYTPIRYLNQQYDRWKLMSLFRESQVGFVTPLHDGMNLVAKEYVAAQNPDDPGVLVLSMFAGAAAELEGALIVNPHDSIGMCEALQRALAMPLDERKRRHEIDMQALRKNDLGVWRDSFLRDLRSVPLAAPGSDGSAEKKKQDRRDAAS, via the coding sequence ATGGGCCGACTGATCGTCGTGTCGAATCGCGTGGCAACGCCGACGGAAACCAAAGGCTCGGCAGGCGGGCTGGCCGTAGGCGTGTTCGGCGCGCTGAAGGACACGGGCGGCGTGTGGTTCGGATGGAGCGGCGACGTCGTGAGCGAGACGGTCGCGAATGCCGGCCCCACGCTCGAAACCGACGGCACCGTCACGTTCGCTACCACGGGCCTCACCCGCAAGGACTACGACCAGTACTACCGCGGCTTTTCGAACGCGACGCTGTGGCCCGTGTTCCACTATCGCAACGATCTCGCGCGCTACGAGCGCGAAGAGTACGCGGGCTATCGGCGCGTCAATGCGTGGCTCGCGCACAAGCTCATCAAGCTGCTTGAGCCCGACGATATCATCTGGGTCCACGACTATCACCTGATCCCATTCGCGGAAGCGCTTCGAGCTGAAGGCATCAGGAATCGCATCGGATTCTTCCTGCACATTCCGTTTCCGTCGCCGCAGATTCTGTTGAACATCCCGCCACACGAAGAACTGGTGAAGTCGCTGTGCTGCTATGACCTGATCGGTTTTCAAACCGAAAACGACGAACTCGCGTTCCACGACTATCTGCGCCGGCACGCGCGCGGCACCGTGTCGGGCGACGGTCACGCGGAGGCGTTCGGCCGCGAGCTGCGCACGGGCGTCTACCGGATCGGCGTGTTTCCCGACGACATTGCCGAGCAGTCGAAGCGCTACGAGAGCCGTCAGCACGTGCTCGATCTGAAGCAGAGTCTGGAAGGGCGCAAGCTGATCATGAGCGTCGACCGTCTCGACTATTCGAAGGGGCTGGTCGAGCGCTTCCGTGCATTCGAAGCATTGCTGGAGCGTTCACCCGAATGGCGCGGCAACGTCACGCTGGTACAGATAGCGCCGCCGACGCGCTCGGACGTGACGACTTACCAGGACATTCGTCAGCAACTCGAATACGAAGCCGGGCGCATCAACGGAAAATACTCAGGTCTGGATTACACGCCCATTCGCTATCTGAACCAGCAATACGACCGCTGGAAACTGATGTCGCTGTTCCGCGAATCGCAGGTCGGGTTCGTCACGCCGCTGCACGACGGCATGAATCTCGTCGCGAAGGAGTACGTCGCCGCCCAGAATCCGGACGATCCGGGCGTGCTGGTGCTGTCGATGTTCGCGGGCGCGGCGGCCGAACTCGAAGGGGCGTTGATCGTGAATCCTCACGATTCGATCGGCATGTGCGAGGCCTTGCAACGCGCGCTCGCGATGCCGCTCGATGAGCGCAAGCGGCGTCACGAGATCGACATGCAGGCGCTGCGCAAGAACGATCTCGGCGTGTGGCGCGATTCGTTCCTGCGCGATCTGCGCAGCGTGCCGCTTGCTGCGCCGGGGTCTGACGGGTCGGCCGAAAAGAAGAAGCAGGACCGGCGCGATGCAGCGTCCTGA
- a CDS encoding AAA family ATPase, with product MLTTLAIANYRSLRDLIVPLARLNVITGANGSGKSSVYRALRLLAVTARGGVIPSLAREGGLQSTLWAGPERFSRAMLAGDSPVQGTRRTEPVNLRLGFAGDEFGYAIDLGLPIPGETQFGLDPVIKRESIWSGPVLRPSALLVDRHGPSIRTRDDDGEWQTIPHSVASFDSMMTEFSDPRSAPEMIAVREQIRSWRFYDHFRTDAESPVRLPQIGTHTPVLADDGADLAAALQTIREIGDPATLDAAIDDAFPGSRIAITNVEGRFEVTMQQQGLLRALKGAELSDGTLRYLLLAAALLTPRPPALLVLNEPETSLHPDLLPALARLIARASLRSQVIVVSHAARLIAALEREEGSESVVLEKQLGATRIADADSRDLPAWKWPAR from the coding sequence ATGCTGACGACGCTCGCCATCGCCAACTATCGCTCGTTGCGCGATCTGATCGTGCCGCTCGCGCGCCTGAACGTGATCACGGGGGCGAACGGAAGCGGCAAATCGAGCGTGTATCGCGCGTTGCGCCTGCTCGCGGTGACGGCGCGCGGCGGCGTCATTCCGTCGCTCGCGCGCGAAGGCGGTCTGCAATCGACGCTGTGGGCCGGACCCGAGCGCTTCTCCCGCGCGATGCTCGCGGGCGACTCGCCCGTGCAGGGCACGCGCCGCACGGAGCCCGTCAATCTGCGGCTCGGCTTTGCGGGCGACGAGTTCGGCTACGCGATCGATCTGGGTCTGCCCATTCCGGGCGAGACGCAGTTCGGCCTCGATCCCGTCATCAAACGCGAATCCATCTGGAGCGGCCCCGTGCTGCGTCCATCGGCGCTGCTCGTCGACCGGCATGGCCCGTCGATCCGTACACGTGATGACGACGGCGAATGGCAGACCATTCCGCATAGCGTCGCCAGTTTCGACAGCATGATGACGGAGTTTTCCGACCCCCGTAGTGCGCCGGAAATGATCGCCGTGCGTGAGCAGATACGTTCCTGGCGCTTTTACGATCATTTCAGAACGGATGCCGAGTCGCCCGTTCGTTTGCCGCAGATCGGCACGCACACACCCGTGCTCGCCGACGACGGCGCGGATCTCGCGGCAGCCTTGCAGACGATCCGCGAAATCGGCGACCCGGCCACGCTCGATGCCGCCATCGACGACGCGTTTCCCGGTTCGCGCATCGCGATCACCAATGTCGAAGGGCGCTTCGAAGTCACGATGCAGCAGCAGGGCTTGCTGCGTGCGTTGAAGGGCGCGGAACTGTCGGACGGTACGCTGCGCTATCTCCTGCTTGCGGCGGCACTGCTCACGCCCCGGCCGCCTGCGCTGCTCGTGCTGAACGAGCCGGAGACGAGTCTGCATCCCGATCTGCTGCCTGCGCTCGCGCGGCTGATCGCGCGAGCGTCGTTGCGCTCGCAGGTGATCGTCGTGTCACATGCTGCGCGGCTGATCGCGGCGCTCGAGCGCGAGGAGGGCAGCGAATCGGTGGTGCTCGAGAAGCAACTGGGTGCAACGCGTATCGCCGATGCCGATTCACGCGATCTGCCCGCGTGGAAGTGGCCCGCGCGCTGA
- a CDS encoding glycosyltransferase family 4 protein — MRIAQIAPLTESVPPKLYGGTERVVSYITEALVDLGHEVTLFASGDSVTRAKLEPVWPRALRLDPGIRDRIAPHMLLMELVRRAADDFDVLHFHMDYYSFSVFKRQDTPFVTTLHGRLDLPEQQPVFDTFNTAPVISISNSQRHPLPQARWLSTVYHGLPETLYTPQPVEQKYLAFLGRISPEKRVDTAIRIAGRCGLPIRIAAKVDAADAEYFERDIKPLLDLPYVEFIGEIADHQKAGFLSGAHALLFPIDWPEPFGLVMIEAMACGTPVIAFNRGAVPEVIDDGVSGFIVEDEIGAVAAVNRLHKLPRANVRKRFEERFTSHRMARQYVDAYQSVIRAQKRSRFKVIDASSTT, encoded by the coding sequence ATGAGAATTGCGCAGATCGCCCCTTTGACGGAATCGGTGCCGCCCAAGCTGTACGGTGGAACTGAGCGCGTCGTGTCGTACATTACCGAGGCGCTCGTCGACCTGGGTCACGAGGTGACGCTCTTCGCGAGCGGCGACTCCGTCACGCGCGCGAAGCTCGAACCCGTCTGGCCGCGTGCGCTGCGGCTCGATCCCGGCATTCGCGACCGCATCGCCCCACACATGCTGCTGATGGAACTGGTGCGCCGCGCCGCCGACGATTTCGATGTGCTCCATTTTCACATGGACTACTACTCGTTTTCGGTGTTCAAGCGCCAGGACACGCCGTTCGTCACGACCTTGCACGGCCGTCTCGATCTGCCTGAACAGCAGCCGGTGTTCGACACCTTCAACACCGCACCCGTCATTTCGATTTCGAACTCGCAGCGTCATCCGCTGCCGCAGGCGCGCTGGCTGAGCACCGTCTATCACGGCCTGCCCGAAACGCTCTACACGCCGCAGCCCGTCGAGCAGAAGTACCTCGCGTTTCTGGGGCGCATCTCGCCGGAAAAACGTGTCGATACGGCGATCCGCATTGCGGGCCGCTGCGGGCTGCCCATCCGTATCGCCGCGAAGGTCGATGCCGCCGACGCCGAATACTTCGAACGCGATATCAAGCCCTTGCTCGATCTGCCGTACGTCGAGTTCATCGGCGAAATCGCCGATCATCAGAAGGCCGGGTTTCTGTCCGGCGCGCATGCTCTGCTGTTTCCAATCGACTGGCCGGAGCCGTTCGGTCTGGTCATGATCGAGGCCATGGCGTGCGGGACGCCCGTCATCGCGTTCAATCGCGGCGCGGTGCCCGAAGTGATCGACGACGGCGTGTCCGGCTTCATCGTCGAGGACGAGATCGGCGCGGTGGCCGCCGTCAACCGTCTGCACAAGCTGCCGCGCGCGAACGTGCGCAAGCGCTTCGAAGAGCGCTTCACGTCGCACCGGATGGCGCGGCAGTATGTGGACGCGTATCAGTCGGTGATTCGCGCGCAGAAGCGTTCGCGCTTCAAGGTGATCGACGCGTCGTCCACCACCTGA
- a CDS encoding YSC84-related protein encodes MQRRNFMLKSTAALAFGTLALAGCTTTKSSGESAATDMSKRQSIDASVDGTMSRLYTTVNGSRELVAKSRGILVFPSVLQVGFVVGGQYGEGALRVGGSSVGYYSTISGSFGLQAGAQSKAIIFCFMTQDALDKFRSSDGWSVGADASVALVKMGANGAVDSTTATAPVEVFILTNAGLMADVSLAGTKVSKLKI; translated from the coding sequence ATGCAAAGACGAAACTTCATGTTGAAGAGTACCGCCGCGCTCGCTTTCGGAACCCTTGCACTGGCCGGCTGCACCACCACCAAGAGCAGCGGGGAATCTGCCGCTACGGACATGTCCAAACGGCAGTCGATCGACGCCAGCGTCGACGGCACCATGTCCCGTCTCTACACGACCGTTAACGGGTCGCGCGAGCTGGTCGCCAAGTCGCGCGGCATTCTCGTTTTCCCGTCCGTGCTGCAGGTCGGCTTCGTGGTCGGCGGCCAGTATGGCGAGGGCGCGCTGCGCGTGGGCGGCAGCTCCGTCGGCTACTACAGCACGATCTCGGGCTCGTTCGGGCTGCAGGCGGGCGCGCAATCGAAGGCGATCATCTTCTGCTTCATGACGCAGGACGCACTCGACAAATTCCGCAGTTCGGACGGCTGGTCGGTCGGCGCGGATGCATCCGTCGCGCTCGTCAAGATGGGCGCGAACGGCGCCGTCGATTCGACGACGGCCACGGCGCCCGTCGAAGTATTCATCCTGACGAACGCAGGCCTGATGGCCGATGTGTCGCTGGCGGGCACGAAGGTGTCGAAGCTCAAGATCTGA
- a CDS encoding PsiF family protein — protein MKIQAALAALALTGLLASPAFAANSQQSKMTACNKQAGDKKGDERKAFMKDCLSASSAMAASAPMSQQDKMKMCNTQAGDKKGDDRKAFMKTCLSNKG, from the coding sequence ATGAAGATCCAGGCCGCACTCGCCGCTCTCGCCCTGACGGGGCTGCTCGCGTCGCCCGCTTTTGCCGCGAACAGCCAGCAATCGAAGATGACCGCGTGCAACAAGCAGGCGGGCGACAAGAAAGGAGACGAGCGCAAGGCGTTCATGAAGGACTGTCTGTCGGCATCGTCGGCGATGGCTGCGTCCGCACCGATGTCGCAGCAGGACAAGATGAAGATGTGCAACACGCAGGCGGGCGACAAGAAGGGCGACGATCGGAAGGCATTCATGAAGACGTGCCTGAGCAACAAGGGCTGA
- a CDS encoding YciI-like protein: protein MHYLLIYDVSPDYLERRPEFRAAHLKHAWAAADRGELHLAGALADPVDTAVLLFEGDSPAVAESFAKADPYVLNGLVTQWRVRPWTTVVGERAATPVR from the coding sequence ATGCACTATCTGTTGATCTACGATGTGTCGCCGGATTATCTCGAGCGTCGCCCGGAATTTCGTGCCGCACATCTAAAGCATGCGTGGGCCGCTGCGGATCGCGGCGAACTTCATCTTGCGGGCGCGCTCGCCGATCCCGTCGACACGGCCGTGCTGCTGTTCGAAGGCGATTCGCCGGCCGTTGCCGAGTCGTTTGCGAAAGCCGATCCCTATGTGCTCAACGGACTCGTCACGCAATGGCGCGTTCGGCCATGGACCACGGTTGTCGGCGAGCGCGCCGCGACACCTGTCCGCTAA